In one window of Pseudomonas chlororaphis subsp. chlororaphis DNA:
- a CDS encoding histidinol-phosphatase yields MRLALFDLDNTLLGGDSDHAWGDYLCERGFLDAVTYKARNDEFYQDYLAGKLDNAAYLNFCLEVLGRTEMDVLDQWHRDYMRDCIEPLLLPKAAQLLAKHKAAGDKLVIITATNRFVTAPIAERLGVETLIATECEMQDGRYTGRSTDVPCFREGKVTRLTRWLEETGHSLEDSYFYSDSMNDLPLLDLVANPIAVDPDPNLRALALQRGWPVISLRD; encoded by the coding sequence ATGCGCCTGGCTTTATTCGACTTGGACAACACCCTTCTGGGCGGCGACAGTGACCACGCCTGGGGCGATTACCTGTGCGAACGAGGCTTCCTCGACGCCGTCACCTACAAGGCCCGCAACGACGAGTTCTACCAGGACTACCTGGCCGGCAAGCTCGACAATGCCGCCTACCTGAACTTCTGCCTGGAGGTTCTCGGCCGCACCGAGATGGACGTGCTCGACCAATGGCATCGCGACTACATGCGCGACTGCATCGAGCCGCTGCTGCTGCCCAAGGCCGCGCAACTACTGGCCAAGCACAAGGCCGCCGGCGACAAGCTGGTGATCATCACCGCCACCAACCGCTTCGTCACCGCGCCGATCGCCGAACGCCTGGGCGTGGAAACCCTGATCGCCACCGAGTGCGAGATGCAGGATGGCCGCTACACCGGTCGCAGCACCGACGTCCCGTGCTTTCGCGAAGGCAAGGTCACCCGCCTGACGCGCTGGCTCGAGGAAACCGGCCACAGCCTGGAAGACAGCTACTTCTATAGCGATTCGATGAATGACTTGCCGTTGCTGGATCTGGTGGCGAACCCGATCGCCGTGGACCCGGACCCGAACCTGCGGGCCCTGGCCCTGCAGCGTGGCTGGCCGGTGATCAGCCTGCGCGACTGA
- a CDS encoding DUF2269 family protein: protein METLTVLKTVHILATVLLLGSALGLAIWVWRARSKGDASIYSRLLRRPLVFVWLLLVICLASLPFSGWWLVHLLGWSLGQTWILASSLIYTVGALSCFWLLARLNRLRIASGVGSPKFTLALAVFSFVCFFAIAGLMGAKPV, encoded by the coding sequence ATGGAAACGCTGACCGTCCTCAAAACCGTCCATATCCTGGCCACCGTGTTGCTGCTGGGCAGCGCGCTGGGGCTGGCGATCTGGGTCTGGCGCGCTCGTAGCAAGGGTGACGCAAGCATCTACAGCCGGCTGTTGCGCCGGCCGCTGGTGTTCGTCTGGCTGTTACTGGTGATCTGCCTGGCCAGCCTGCCGTTCAGCGGCTGGTGGCTGGTGCATCTGCTGGGCTGGTCGCTGGGGCAGACCTGGATCCTGGCCTCCAGCCTGATCTACACCGTGGGTGCCCTGAGCTGTTTCTGGCTGCTGGCGCGGCTCAATCGGCTGCGGATCGCTTCGGGTGTGGGGAGTCCGAAGTTCACCCTGGCGCTGGCGGTGTTCAGCTTCGTGTGTTTCTTCGCCATTGCCGGGTTGATGGGCGCCAAGCCGGTTTGA
- the ilvA gene encoding threonine ammonia-lyase, biosynthetic, with protein MLEQYVKKILTSRVYDVAVETPLQTARQLSERLGNQIWLKREDLQPVFSFKIRGAYNKLTQLSDAERARGVVTASAGNHAQGLALAAKVLGVKATIVMPKTTPEIKVEGVRSRGGKVVLHGDTFPEALAYSLKLVDEKGYVYIHPYDDPHTIAGQGTVAMEILRQHPGRLDAIFVPVGGGGLIAGIAAYVKYLRPEIKIIGVEPDDSNCLQAAMAAGERVVLPTVGIFADGVAVAQIGQHTFDICKDYVDEVITVSTDEICAAIKDIYDDTRSITEPAGALGVAGIKKYVEQRGVSGQTLVAIDSGANVNFDRLRHVAERAELGEGREAIIAVTIPEKPGSFKAFCEAIGKRQITEFNYRYNTGSEAHIFVGVQTHPENDPRSALIASLSEQGFPVTDLTDNELAKLHIRHMVGGHAARVSDEVVFRFEFPERPGALFNFLNKLGGRWNISMFHYRNHGAADGRVVAGLQVPASERHLVPAALAQIGYPYWDESDNPAYQLFLG; from the coding sequence ATGCTCGAACAGTACGTCAAAAAGATCCTCACCTCGCGCGTTTACGACGTTGCCGTAGAAACCCCGTTGCAGACTGCCCGCCAGCTCTCCGAGCGGCTGGGCAATCAGATCTGGCTCAAGCGCGAAGACTTGCAGCCGGTGTTCTCGTTCAAGATTCGCGGCGCCTACAACAAGCTGACCCAGCTCAGCGATGCCGAGCGCGCCCGTGGCGTGGTCACCGCCTCGGCCGGCAACCATGCCCAGGGTCTGGCCCTGGCTGCCAAGGTGCTGGGGGTGAAGGCGACCATCGTGATGCCCAAGACCACCCCGGAGATCAAGGTCGAAGGCGTGCGTTCGCGCGGCGGCAAAGTGGTGCTGCACGGCGATACTTTCCCGGAAGCCCTGGCCTACTCGCTGAAGCTGGTGGACGAAAAAGGCTATGTCTATATCCACCCGTACGACGATCCACACACCATTGCCGGGCAGGGCACCGTGGCGATGGAAATTTTACGCCAGCATCCAGGGCGCCTGGACGCGATCTTCGTGCCGGTCGGCGGTGGCGGCCTGATTGCCGGAATCGCAGCCTACGTCAAATACCTGCGGCCGGAAATCAAGATCATCGGCGTCGAGCCGGACGACTCCAACTGCCTGCAAGCGGCCATGGCCGCCGGCGAACGCGTGGTACTGCCGACCGTGGGCATCTTCGCCGACGGTGTCGCGGTGGCGCAGATCGGCCAGCACACCTTCGACATCTGCAAGGACTACGTGGATGAAGTGATCACCGTCAGCACCGACGAGATCTGCGCGGCGATCAAGGACATCTACGATGACACCCGCTCCATCACCGAGCCGGCTGGCGCCCTGGGCGTGGCCGGGATCAAGAAATACGTCGAGCAGCGTGGCGTCAGCGGGCAGACCCTGGTGGCCATCGACTCCGGTGCCAACGTCAACTTCGACCGCCTGCGCCATGTCGCCGAGCGCGCCGAGCTGGGCGAGGGCCGCGAGGCCATCATCGCCGTGACGATCCCGGAGAAGCCGGGCAGCTTCAAGGCCTTCTGCGAAGCCATCGGCAAGCGCCAGATCACCGAATTCAATTACCGCTACAACACCGGCAGCGAAGCGCACATCTTCGTGGGCGTGCAGACTCACCCGGAAAACGATCCACGCAGCGCGCTGATCGCCAGCCTGTCCGAACAGGGCTTCCCGGTGACCGACCTGACCGACAACGAACTGGCCAAGCTGCATATCCGTCACATGGTCGGTGGCCATGCCGCGCGGGTCAGCGATGAAGTGGTGTTCCGCTTCGAGTTCCCGGAACGCCCGGGCGCGCTGTTCAACTTCCTCAACAAGCTCGGCGGGCGCTGGAACATCTCGATGTTCCACTACCGCAACCATGGCGCGGCCGATGGCCGGGTGGTCGCCGGCCTGCAAGTACCGGCGAGCGAACGCCACCTGGTACCGGCGGCGCTGGCGCAGATCGGTTACCCGTACTGGGACGAGAGTGATAACCCTGCGTATCAGCTGTTCCTCGGCTGA
- the ptsP gene encoding phosphoenolpyruvate--protein phosphotransferase yields MLNTLRKIVQEVNSAKDLKAALGIIVLRVKEAMGSQVCSVYLLDPETNRFVLMATEGLNKRSIGKVSMAPNEGLVGLVGTREEPLNLENAADHPRYRYFAETGEERYASFLGAPIIHHRRVVGVLVIQQKERRQFDEGEEAFLVTMSAQLAGVIAHAEATGSIRGLGRQGKGIQEAKFVGVPGSPGAAVGTAVVMLPPADLDVVPDKSITDIDAELALFKTAIEGVRADMRTLSEKLATQLRPEERALFDVYLMMLDDASLGSEVTTVIKTGQWAQGALRQVVTDHVNRFELMDDAYLRERASDVKDLGRRLLAYLQEERQQTLVYPDNTILVSEELTPAMLGEVPEGKLVGLVSVLGSGNSHVAILARAMGIPTVMGLVDLPYSKVDGIQMIVDGYHGEVYTNPSDVLRKQFADVVEEERQLAQGLDALRDLPCVTLDGHRMPLWVNTGLLADVARAQKRGAEGVGLYRTEVPFMINQRFPSEKEQLAIYREQLAAFHPQPVTMRSLDIGGDKSLSYFPIKEDNPFLGWRGIRVTLDHPEIFLVQTRAMLKASEGLNNLRILLPMISGTHELEEALHLIHRAWGEVRDEGTDVPMPPIGVMIEIPAAVYQTKELARQVDFLSVGSNDLTQYLLAVDRNNPRVADLYDYLHPAVLQALQTVVRDAHAEGKPVSICGEMAGDPAAAVLLMAMGFDSLSMNATNLPKVKWMLRQINLSKARELLAELMTIDNPQVIHSSLQLALKNLGLARMINPASAKTL; encoded by the coding sequence ATGCTCAATACGCTGCGCAAGATCGTCCAGGAAGTTAACTCCGCCAAGGATCTCAAGGCGGCGTTGGGGATTATTGTGTTGCGCGTCAAAGAGGCCATGGGCAGCCAGGTCTGCTCGGTCTATCTGCTGGATCCGGAGACCAACCGTTTTGTCCTGATGGCCACCGAGGGCTTGAACAAGCGCTCGATCGGCAAGGTCAGCATGGCACCCAACGAAGGTCTGGTCGGCCTGGTCGGTACGCGCGAAGAACCGCTGAACCTCGAAAACGCCGCCGATCACCCGCGTTATCGCTACTTCGCCGAGACCGGCGAGGAGCGTTATGCCTCCTTCCTCGGTGCGCCGATCATTCACCACCGCCGGGTCGTCGGCGTCCTGGTCATCCAGCAAAAGGAGCGTCGTCAGTTCGACGAGGGCGAAGAAGCCTTCCTGGTGACCATGAGCGCGCAGCTGGCGGGGGTTATCGCCCACGCCGAAGCCACCGGTTCGATCCGTGGCCTGGGCCGCCAGGGCAAGGGCATCCAGGAAGCCAAGTTCGTCGGCGTGCCCGGCTCGCCTGGCGCGGCGGTCGGTACCGCGGTGGTCATGCTGCCGCCGGCCGACCTGGACGTGGTGCCTGACAAGAGCATTACCGACATCGACGCCGAGCTGGCGTTGTTCAAGACCGCCATCGAAGGCGTGCGCGCCGACATGCGCACCCTCTCGGAAAAACTCGCCACCCAGCTGCGTCCCGAAGAACGGGCGCTGTTCGACGTCTACCTGATGATGCTCGACGATGCCTCTCTGGGCAGCGAAGTGACCACCGTGATCAAGACCGGCCAATGGGCCCAGGGTGCGTTGCGCCAGGTGGTCACCGATCACGTCAACCGTTTCGAGCTGATGGACGATGCCTACCTGCGCGAGCGGGCATCGGACGTCAAGGACCTGGGCCGGCGCCTGCTGGCCTACCTGCAGGAAGAGCGCCAGCAGACCCTGGTCTACCCCGACAACACCATCCTGGTCAGCGAAGAACTGACGCCGGCCATGCTCGGCGAGGTGCCCGAAGGCAAGCTGGTCGGCCTGGTCTCGGTATTGGGTTCGGGCAACTCCCACGTGGCGATCCTGGCCCGGGCCATGGGCATTCCGACGGTGATGGGCCTGGTCGACCTGCCGTACTCGAAAGTCGACGGCATCCAGATGATCGTCGACGGCTACCACGGCGAGGTCTACACCAACCCCAGCGACGTGCTGCGCAAGCAGTTCGCCGATGTGGTCGAGGAAGAACGGCAACTGGCCCAGGGCCTGGATGCTCTGCGCGACCTGCCATGCGTGACCCTGGACGGCCACCGCATGCCGCTGTGGGTCAACACCGGCCTGCTGGCGGACGTGGCGCGGGCGCAGAAGCGTGGCGCCGAAGGCGTGGGCCTGTACCGCACCGAAGTGCCGTTCATGATCAACCAACGCTTCCCGAGCGAAAAGGAGCAGCTGGCGATCTATCGCGAGCAACTCGCGGCCTTCCACCCGCAACCGGTGACGATGCGCAGCCTGGACATTGGCGGCGACAAGTCACTGTCGTATTTCCCGATCAAGGAAGACAACCCCTTCCTCGGCTGGCGCGGCATTCGCGTCACCCTCGACCATCCCGAGATTTTCCTCGTCCAGACCCGCGCCATGCTCAAGGCCAGCGAAGGCCTGAACAACCTGCGCATCCTCCTGCCGATGATTTCCGGCACCCATGAGCTGGAAGAAGCGTTGCACCTGATCCACCGCGCCTGGGGCGAAGTGCGCGACGAAGGCACCGACGTGCCGATGCCGCCGATCGGGGTGATGATCGAGATCCCGGCCGCGGTGTACCAGACCAAGGAACTGGCGCGCCAGGTGGACTTCCTGTCGGTCGGCTCCAACGACCTGACCCAGTACCTGCTGGCCGTGGACCGTAACAACCCACGGGTGGCGGACCTCTACGACTACCTGCATCCGGCGGTGCTGCAAGCCTTGCAGACTGTGGTGCGCGACGCCCATGCCGAAGGCAAGCCGGTGAGTATCTGCGGCGAGATGGCCGGCGATCCGGCGGCGGCGGTGCTGCTGATGGCGATGGGCTTCGACAGCCTGTCGATGAACGCCACCAACCTGCCGAAAGTGAAGTGGATGCTGCGTCAGATCAATCTCAGCAAGGCCAGGGAACTGCTGGCCGAGCTGATGACCATCGACAACCCGCAAGTTATCCACAGCTCGCTGCAACTGGCGCTGAAGAACCTGGGCTTGGCGCGGATGATCAATCCGGCGTCGGCCAAGACCCTTTAA
- a CDS encoding RNA pyrophosphohydrolase — protein MIDPDGFRPNVGIILTNDAGQVLWARRINQDAWQFPQGGINPEETPEDALYRELNEEVGLEREDVQILACTRGWLRYRLPQRLVRTHSQPLCIGQKQKWFLLRLISNEQRVRMDLTGKPEFDGWRWVSYWYPLGQVVTFKREVYRRALKELAPRLLARD, from the coding sequence GTGATCGACCCCGATGGTTTCCGCCCCAATGTCGGGATCATTCTGACGAATGATGCCGGCCAGGTGCTATGGGCTCGCCGTATCAATCAAGATGCCTGGCAGTTTCCGCAAGGGGGGATCAACCCCGAAGAGACGCCGGAAGACGCTTTGTACCGCGAGTTGAACGAAGAAGTAGGCCTGGAACGCGAAGATGTGCAAATTCTCGCCTGCACCCGGGGCTGGTTGCGCTATCGTTTGCCGCAACGCCTGGTCCGTACCCACAGCCAACCGCTGTGCATCGGCCAGAAACAGAAATGGTTTCTCCTGCGCCTGATCTCCAACGAGCAGCGGGTGCGGATGGATTTGACCGGTAAACCGGAGTTCGATGGCTGGCGCTGGGTCAGTTATTGGTATCCGTTGGGCCAGGTGGTGACATTCAAGCGCGAGGTTTACCGCCGCGCTCTCAAAGAGCTTGCCCCGCGCCTTCTAGCGCGCGACTGA
- the rpiA gene encoding ribose-5-phosphate isomerase RpiA: MTQDQLKQAVAQAAVDLILPKLGDKSIVGVGTGSTANCFIDALAQHKAAFDGAVASSEATAARLKGHGIPVYELNTVSDLEFYIDGADESDEHLNLIKGGGAALTREKIVAAVAKTFICIADASKLVPVLGAFPLPVEVIPMARSHVARELVKLGGDPVYREGVITDNGNIILDVHNMQITNPVELETQINAIVGVVTNGLFAARPADVLLLGTRDGVKTLTA; this comes from the coding sequence ATGACCCAGGATCAACTCAAACAGGCCGTGGCCCAGGCTGCCGTCGACCTCATCCTCCCGAAACTCGGTGACAAGAGCATCGTCGGGGTCGGCACCGGCTCTACCGCCAACTGCTTCATCGACGCCCTGGCCCAGCACAAGGCCGCCTTCGACGGCGCGGTCGCCAGCTCCGAAGCCACCGCGGCGCGCCTCAAGGGCCACGGCATCCCGGTGTACGAACTGAACACCGTCAGCGACCTGGAGTTCTACATCGACGGCGCCGACGAAAGCGACGAACACCTGAACCTGATCAAGGGCGGCGGCGCGGCCCTGACCCGCGAGAAAATCGTCGCGGCGGTAGCCAAGACCTTTATCTGCATCGCCGACGCCAGCAAGCTGGTGCCGGTGCTGGGCGCCTTCCCGCTGCCGGTGGAAGTGATCCCCATGGCCCGCAGCCACGTGGCCCGCGAGCTGGTGAAGCTCGGTGGCGACCCGGTCTACCGCGAAGGCGTGATCACCGACAACGGCAACATCATCCTCGATGTGCACAACATGCAGATCACCAATCCGGTGGAGCTGGAAACGCAGATCAACGCGATTGTCGGCGTGGTCACCAACGGCCTGTTCGCCGCCCGCCCGGCCGACGTGCTGCTGCTGGGCACCCGCGACGGCGTGAAGACCCTCACCGCCTGA
- a CDS encoding NRDE family protein, which translates to MCLIVFAWRPGHALPLIVAANRDEFYARPSLPLAQWPEAPDIYAGRDLEAGGTWLGLGADGRFAALTNIRNPHQPPARRSRGELVARFLSSKMSIDDYFSDVVGRSLEYAGFNLLVGTPDQLWHYNAQAREPQQLGSGVYGLSNAGLDTPWPKLLKAKTALQEVLHDPQPQALLALLSDAQTAPFADLPDTGVGLATESLLSSVFIASPSYGTRASTALIVRADGSRHIVERSFGPYGGHLGEVELRV; encoded by the coding sequence ATGTGCTTGATCGTATTCGCCTGGCGGCCGGGCCACGCCCTGCCCCTGATCGTCGCGGCCAACCGTGACGAGTTCTACGCCCGCCCCAGCCTGCCGTTGGCGCAATGGCCCGAAGCCCCCGATATCTACGCCGGACGCGACCTGGAAGCGGGCGGCACCTGGCTCGGCCTGGGCGCCGACGGACGCTTCGCCGCCCTGACCAATATCCGCAATCCCCATCAGCCCCCCGCGCGCCGCTCCAGAGGCGAACTGGTAGCGCGTTTTCTCAGCAGCAAGATGTCGATAGACGACTATTTCAGCGACGTTGTCGGCCGATCACTGGAATATGCCGGCTTCAACCTGCTGGTGGGCACCCCCGATCAGCTCTGGCACTACAACGCCCAGGCCCGTGAGCCGCAGCAACTGGGCAGTGGCGTGTACGGCCTGTCGAACGCCGGGCTCGATACGCCCTGGCCCAAGCTGCTCAAGGCCAAGACAGCATTACAGGAAGTACTGCACGACCCGCAGCCCCAGGCTCTGCTCGCCCTGCTCAGCGATGCGCAGACCGCGCCGTTTGCCGACCTTCCCGATACCGGGGTCGGCCTGGCCACCGAGAGCCTGCTGTCGAGCGTGTTTATCGCCAGCCCCAGCTACGGCACGCGGGCCAGCACAGCGCTGATCGTTCGGGCCGATGGTTCCAGGCACATAGTCGAGCGCAGCTTCGGGCCCTATGGCGGGCATCTGGGGGAAGTGGAGCTGAGGGTTTAG